The genomic stretch ACCCCGGCCCTCGAGGTTGAGGACGCCAGCACCGACCACCAGGGCGATGACATCTCCGTCGAGGCCATCGCCAAGTCCAAGCCGAACTGGATCCTGGTCATGGACCGCGACGCCGCCGTCTCCGCCGATGACGCCGGCTACTCCCCGGCCAACGAGCTCCTGGAAAAGTCGGAGGCGCTCAAGAACGTCCCCGCCACCCAGGAGGGCAACATCGTCTACATGCCGGCTGACACCTACACGAATGAGAGCATCCAGACCTACACGGAGTTCCTGAACTCCTTCGCGGATGCGCTGGAAGCCAAGTAGTCATAGTTTTTACCAGCTCAGTGGCGGTTCCGGCAGCAATGCCGGTGCCGCTGCTTTGCTGTCTGCTGGCAGGATCTGAAGGGACCGCTGCATGAGTACCACGTTGAAGCCCGTCGCCGTCAACGGCGCCGCCAAACGCTCCAAGGGCAGGCTGTTCGAGCCCAAACTGCTCGTGGGCATCGCCGTCGTCGCGGCCCTTCTGGCGCTCTCGCTGTTCACAGGCGTGTACGACATCTTCGGCGGAGAGGACGGCGGGGAAATGTTCGCCATCACCCGCATCCCGCGCACCATCGCACTGGTCCTGGCCGGCGCCGCCATGGCCATGTCCGGGCTCGTCATGCAGCTGCTCACGCAAAACCGCTTCGTCGAGCCCACCACCACCGGCACCACCGAATGGGCGGGCCTGGGCCTGCTGGCCGTCATGATCATCAACCCGCACGCCAGCATCCTCACCAAGATGTCCGGCGCGGTCTTCGCCGCGTTCATCGGCACCATGATCTTCTTCCTGTTTCTGCGGCGCGTGTCCCTGAAGGCGTCGCTGACGGTGCCGATCGTGGGCATCATGCTCGGCGCTGTCGTCGGGGCAGTCTCCACGTTCATCGCCCTGCAGACCGACATGCTCCAAAGCCTGGGCATCTGGTTCGCCGGCTCCTTCACCTCCGTCCTGCGCGGCCAGTACGAGGTCCTCTGGATCGTGGCCCTCGTGGGCGTCGTGATCTTCCTCGTCGCGGACCGCTTCACCGTGGCCGGCCTCGGCGAGGACGTGGCCACCAACGTCGGCCTGAACTACCACCAGATCATGCTCATCGGCACGGGCCTGATCGCCATTGCCACCGGCGTTGTCACGGTGGTTGTGGGCTCCCTGCCGTTCATTGGCCTGATTGTGCCGAACATCGTCTCCATGGTCCGCGGCGACGACCTCCGCGGCAACCTGCCCTGGGTGTGCCTGCTCGGCATCGCCATCGTCACCGTCTGCGACCTCGTCGGAAGAACCATCATCATGCCCTTTGAAGTGCCCGTCTCCCTGATCCTCGGCGTCGTTGGTGCGGCTGTCTTCATCGCCCTGGTCCTCCGGCAGCGCCGCCGTGCTTGAGACCCCCGCGCCCCGGCCCACCCAACGCAAGACACCCGCCGTCGGGCTTCCCAAGCCGCTGGCTTCCCTGGGGAAGCACGACGGCGGCACCCGGCACAGCGGGCGCAGCGCCGCCTCCCTGCCCACCCGCCGTGCGCAACGGCGCTACGCGGTGGTGCTCACCGTGCTGCTGGTCCTTGCTGCCGGCTTTGCGTTCGGGCTGCTTGCGTGGGGCAACCCCATGCCGGTGGGGTCGGACGGCTTCTGGCGGATTGCGCAGATGCGCGGCACCAGCGTGGTGGTCATGGCGGTGGTGGCGGTGTGCCAGGCCATGGCGACGGTCAGCTTCCAGACGGCCACGAACAACCGGATCATCACGCCGTCGATCATGGGCTTTGAATCGCTCTACATTGCCGTTCAGACGGGCGCCGTGTTCTTCCTGGGTGCCGCCGGGGTGACCGCGGTGCAGGGAGTGCCGCAGTTTGTGCTCCAGATTTTCATCATGGTGGGACTGTCCATGGCGCTGTACGGCTGGCTGCTGAGCGGAAAGTACGGCAACCTGCACGTCATGCTGCTGGTGGGCATCATCATTGGCGGCGGGCTGGGCTCCGTCTCGGCGTTCATGCAGCGGCTGCTGACGCCGAGCGAATTCGACGTGCTGACGGCGCGGCTCTTTGGTTCCGTCACCAACGCCGATGTCAGCTACCTGCCCATCGCCATCCCGCTGTGCGTGGGCGCAGGGGTGCTGCTGCTGCTCAACTCCCGGCGGCTGAACATCATTGCCCTGGGCTCCGACACCGCCACCGGCCTGGGCCTGAACCACCGCCGCGAGGTCATGCGGGTGCTGTTCCTGGTGTCCATCCTGATGGCCACCTCCACCGCGCTGGTGGGGCCCATGACGTTCCTGGGCTTCCTCGTGGCGACGCTCGCCTACCAGCTGGCCGACACCTTCGACCACCGGCTGGTCTTCCCGATTGCGGCGCTCGTGGGGTTTGTGGTGCTGAGCGGTTCGTACTTCGTCATGAAGAACGTCTTTTATGCCGAAGGGGTTGTCTCCATCATCATCGAAGTGGTGGGCGGCTCTGTGTTCCTGTTCTTTATTTTGCGAAAGGGTCGACTGTGATCACGCTGACCGACGTCCGGAAAAGCTACAACAGCGAGGTGTCCATCGGCCCGGTGGACCTGGTGATCCCCGCCGGGGGAGTCACGGCCCTGGTGGGGCCCAACGGTGCCGGGAAGTCCACGCTGCTGACCATGGTCGGCCGGCTGCTGGGGCTCGACGCCGGAACCATTGAGATTGCAGGCTGGGATGTGGCGTCCACGAAGTCGGCGGACCTGGCGAAGGTTGTGTCCGTGCTGCGCCAGGAGAACCACTTCGTAGCCCGCCTGACGGTGCGCCAGCTGGTGGGTTTTGGCCGGTTCCCGCACTCCAAGGGCCGGCTGACAGTGGCCGACGAGGAGGCCATCAGCCAGGCGGTCGACTTCCTGAACCTTGGGGAACTGGAAAACCGCTACCTGGACCAGCTCTCCGGCGGCCAGCGCCAGCGCGCCTACGTGGCCATGGTGCTGGCGCAAGACACCGACTATGTCCTGCTGGATGAGCCGCTGAACAACCTGGACATGAAGCACTCCGCCCAGATGATGGCGCTGCTGCAGAGGGCTGCGTCGGAGCTGGGCCGGACCATTGTGATCGTGCTGCACGACATCAACTTTGCCGCCCACTACGCGGACCACATCTGCGCGGTCAAGGACGGCGAGGTCGTGGAGTTCGGCACCCCGGAGGAGATCATGCGCGACGACGTCCTCAGCCGCGTCTTCGACACCCCCGTCCAGGTGATCGACGGCCCGCGCGGCCCGCTGGCGGTGTACTACTGACGCGCCCCGGCCAGTGCCTCAGCTGTCCTTGCGGATCCAGCGGAAGGTGAGGCGGCACAGCACCAGGCCAACCACGAGCCACACCGCGAGCACCAGCGCCACCAGTCCCAGGTTCCAGGCGTCCCCGGGCTCGGAGGCCTCGAACGAGGCCGGCAGGAACACCGAACGCATGCCCTGTGCCATCCATTTCAGCGGAAAAATGGCGGCAAAGTTCTGCAGCCAGGCGGGAAGCTGGGAAAACGGCAGGTAGACGCCGGAAATGAATTGCAGCAGCAGGACAATCGGGATGACCACGGCCGTGGCGCTCTTCCCTGTCCGCGGCAGTGCCGAGAGCGCAATGCCCAGAACACAGCTCGTAATGACACCGAACAGGAACACCCAGGCGAACGTCAGCCATTTGGATGCCTCGGTGGGCAGGTCGACGTCGAAGGCAAAACGGGCCACCAGCAACAACAGGATCACCTGCAGTACCGAGCTGGCCAGCACCATGCCGATCTTGCCCATGAAATAGGAGAACACCGGCAGGGGAGTGCCGCCCAGCCGCTTCAGTGTGCCGTCGCCCTTCTCCGCGGCAATGTCCACCCCCAGGTTCTGTACGCCGCTGAGCAGCATGCCCGCAGCCACCATGCCGGGCAGGTAGAACGCCGCATACGTGATGCCGCCGCCGGGCATGTCCGCACCGATCTTGGGGCTGGTGCTGAACGCCACGGCAAACACCGAGAGCATCAGGATCGGGAATAGAAAGGTGAAGAACACCGAATCGCCCTGGCGGAAGTACAGCCGCAGTTCGTAGCCAATGCGCGAGGTGCCCAGCTGCAGTGTTCTCACGCCGCACTGCCTTCCGATTCCTCGCCGCCATGGTTTCCCACCAAGTCCAGATAAATGTCTTCGAGGCTGGGCCGGGTGATTTCCAGCCCCGGCACCTCCCCGCCGGCTTCCGCATAAAGCCGGGCCGCGAGTGCGGCCGGCTCCGTTGTGCGCTCAACACGCACGACGCCGTCCTGCCTCCACCGCACCAGCGGCACCTTTGCGTCGTGCCCGCCAATGTCATCGATGGGTCCGATGTCCACCAGTTTGCCGCCCACGATGACACCGGCCCGGTCGGCCAGGGTTGCGGCCTCATCCAGGTAATGTGTGGTCAGCAGGATGGTGGTCCCCTCGGCCTTGAGCTGGTTGACCAGGTCCCAGAACTGGCGCCTGGCTTCCGGATCAAAACCGGTGGTTGGCTCGTCCAGGAACAGCAGTTTGGGGCGTCCGATGATGCCCAGCGCCACATCCACCCGCCTGCGCTGTCCTCCGGAGAGCTTGCTGATCCTGGTCTTCTCTTTCCCGCCCAGCCCGACGGCGTCAATCACCTCGGCGACCTTGCGTGGCTTCGGGTAGTACCCGGCAAAGTGGCCCAGTTGCTCCAGGACGGTGACGTTTCCGCTTTCTCCGGTCGACTGAAGCACGATCCCCAGCTGTGCCTTCCACTCCAGCCCACCGTGCTGCGGATCGACGCCCAGAACGCTGACCTCGCCCGCGGACCTGTCGCGGTAGCCTTCCAAGATCTCGATCGTGGTGCTCTTGCCAGCGCCGTTGGGGCCCAGCAGGGCAAAGGTTTCGCCTTCGTGGATGTCGAAGCTGATGCCATCCACTGCCGTGAATCCACCGTAGGACTTCTTGAGGTCCCGCACCTGTACAGGGGTTGATGTCATGCCTCATCCTTGCATCCGAACGAGGAATGAAACAGCAGTCGAGTGGGTTTGAACTGACTTTTGGCGGGGCAAGCAATTAGCTGCAAATGTCCAGATGGCAATCCTTCGTGCAACATTGGAGGCTCTTCAGAATTGAGAGTGTAGTTTCGGTCTGAAGCCGCCGGATTCCAGCAGTGATCTGGCGACGTAGTTGGTGAGGTTGCGGAAGCCAAGGGCGGATCCTCGGAGGTGTTCCAATCTTCCATTAATTGCTTCAGTTGGGCCGTTAGAAGTTCCCGGACGGTCGAAGTACGCGAGGATGTCAGTTGCCCTGCGTTTGAGTGTTCGGCCCATCTTTTTCAGTTCTTTCAGAGCTGCAGGGACCCCGCTGCTGAGGGAATCAATGAGGGCTTGCATGAGCTTCTTACCTTGGGCCGGGTCTTCTGCCCGGTAAGCGGCGATCATGCGTTGATAGGCGCCCCACGTAGCTTCGACTTCGACATGTTTCTCCTCGGCGAAGAGATCAGCGATTCGCTTTTGTTGTTTCTCGGTCAGCAATCCTTCACCGGTATGCAGCGTCAGCCGGGCTTTGTAGAGCGGATCCCCGGCTCGTCCCCGATGCCCACACGTGGCCTGCTGCACCCGGCGACGGCAGTCATCGAGCGCGTCGCCGGCAAGACGGACGACATGGAATGGATCCATCACCGCAACAGCGGCAGGCAGCTCTTCGGCGGCAGCGCTTTTGAACCCGGAGAACCCGTCCATGGCCACGACTTCCACCCCGTCACGCCAAGCTTGAGGGCGTTCCTTCAACCAGGTAGCGAAGACCTGTTTGGAACGGCCCTCAACCATATCCAGCAGCCTGGAGGGGCCCTTTTTGTCGCGGACCGGGGTGAGGTCGATGATGACGGTGACGTATTTGTCTCCATGCCTGGTGTGGCGCCACACGTGCTCGTCAACACCGATGATCTTTACTCCGTCGAAGCGTGTGGGGTCATTGATTAGCACCCGCCGTCCTTCGGCCAACACGGCCTTGTTCGCGGTATTCCAGGACACGCCCAGCCCCTCGGCGACGCGAGCGACGGTGAGGTGCTGGCACACGATGCCTTCCAACGCCCACACCAGGCCGCGACGGGAAAGCTTTGACCGTGGTTCGGCCGCCTGGGTGGTGTCTTGCCGCCAGACATGACCGCACCCGGTACACCGATAGCGGCGGATCCGGACCAGCAACGTCGTCGGCCGCCAGCCGAAGGGTTCATGGCCGAGTTCCCGGGTCACTGTATCCCGCGGGATACCTTGGCCGCCACACTTACGGCACCATTCATCCGTGGCCACCACCCGACAGGCAATCACAGCACGATCAGGAGCAAGGAACTGCCCGGTCGCTTCCAGACCAAGCCTGTCAAGGCGGCAGAAAGTAGTCAGGTCAGGGCATTGAAGAGTAGCGTTGAACACGAGGGCCTTGCTGTAGAAAAATCTGGATCTAGACAATCTGATTCTCTACCAAGGCCCTCACCTATACCGAAACGAGTTCCTCGCCCGGATTCATCACTGACCAACCCCACCTACACCCTGCATTCGGAAGAGCCACATTGGAGGCATGCCACCATTCACGTTGTCGACCTCCGCGGCCATTTCAGATGCCGAGTTACTTTCGCTGTATGGCTCGGTTGGCTGGACGAGCTACACCAACGACCCAGAGGTGCTCTTTCGAGCAGTCAAGAATTCGGCCTTTCTCGTATCTGCCTGGAATGCGGGTGGCAGGCTGGTTGGCCTTGCCCGGACGATTTCCGACGATGCGACGATCTGCTATCTCCAAGACATCCTGGTTCATCCGGAACATCAAGGAACGGGCGTCGGGCGAGCCCTCTTGGAACAAGTGCTCGAGAGATATTGCGATGTGCGCCAGACGGTGCTCATCACGGACGACGAGCCATGGCAACGTGCCTTCTACGAGTCCATGGGACTGACCGAAGGCGCCGATTTTAGTGACGGACCGGTGCGCGTCTTCGCCAAATTTCGGTAGGGTTGGTCGAATCAAAGCCCGGCGCACCGCGGTTCAGTCGCGTAATGGTGATCCGACGACGTTGAAGCGAAACCCGCCAAAATCGCCGGACAGGAGTGGCTGTGCTGCCGCTATGGAGGCTTGGACCTCGGGCAAGGTGAGGGATGCCTGGTGCGCATCGGAGCTCTCCCAGAGTTCCACGACGAACACTGTGTCGGGGTCGTCGTCGCTGACACCCACCTCATACGCCAGACAGCCGATCTGGCCGAGGACGTCACTGCGCCGGGTCAGATGGGCAAGCAGCTCGCCACGCCTGCCGGGGACGACACCGAGTGTTCCTGCGCTTGCGAATGTCATGGCACAACCCTACCCAGATGATGCAAGACTGCGCCCCGCCAACTAGCGGCCAACATGCCACAACAAACCCCGTCAGACCATTCACTGAGTGGGCCGGCATCGCATGGCGACGGCTCCCGACTGGAAATCGTGACTGTCCACGAGCTAGAGCTGGATTCGTTCGCGGAGCCCTGCCAGCAGCGTCGGCCCGTATCCGCAAGGACGGCTGTACGACTAACCCGTAATCATCCATCAGTCCCAGGTCTGCCAATGCCAGCGGGAGTGTTACGCCACCCGCCCACGGGCCATCGCCGGGCTGATGGTTGAGTTGCTGGATCTCCCGCGCCAGGTCCGCCCCGCACCAGGTCGGCGTTCCAGTCGACCCCGCCCAGCGTGCTCGACACGACGTGCTCCTAGCCTCGTCGATGGCCTCGGCCAAAGGTATCTGCCACTCACCCATCCAGGCGGGCCACGTGCCCGCGGCCGGCTTTCGCCAGGCCCTTCCATCCGGGCGGTCCAAAGGCGCATCGAATCCTCGTCCGGCGGCTGCTCCGCCTCGTGATGGCAGCAGCCGTCGAACGTTGCGTTGATCGAGTATCGAAGTGGACCATCCCGTTGCCCTCCCCTGATGGGCGAAGTGCATTTCGCCGAACCGACAGCCAGACGGGCTGCGGCGTTGCCTGAACCGCCCATGATCCAAGGACACGTATCCGCACCGTACGGCGGAAGGCGGCCTGCGGATGATTCCGTCCTTGATGTGTCCGGAAGGAAATCCCGCGGGCCGCGTGCGGGACAAGAGCATGAAGGCGCCCAGACGATGCCCGCTTGGGCCATGGCCGTGCGCGGCAGCCCGAAATACAGGAGCGAGGCCAGGCAGCCGGCCCGCACAGTCTCAGCCTTCATGACAACGGCGTAGGTGTCCTGACCGCCCGCCCAAGGTGCGCCGTGAGCGAAACCCGGCCCGCCGCCGTCGTGCTTCACGGGGAAAATCTGGCACTCGCCTTGACCGAGTGCTAATCAATTCCATAGAGTCAGAGTTAGCACTCTCACCCTGAGGCTGCTAACCCGCAAACCTTTTGGCCATGGGAGCATCACCGGCACCGCGACGACGGTTGGGCTCCATACACATGGCGAAGAAGTCTGCCAACCATCCATGGAACTTTAGTGTGAAGGAGAGGTCCGAGTGTCGGTCTCTATTAAGCCTCTTGAGGATCGTATTGTTGTTCGCCAGCTCGAAGCAGAGCTGACCACTGCATCAGGTCTGGTCATCCCGGACACTGCCAAGGAAAAGCCCCAGGAGGGCGAAGTTGTGGCAGTGGGCCCCGGCCGCGTTGACGACAACGGCAACCGTGTCCCGATCGATGTTGCCGTTGGCGACGTTGTCATCTACTCCAAGTACGGTGGAACCGAAGTGAAGACCGGTGGCGAAGAGCTGCTCGTCCTCTCGGCCCGCGACGTACTGGCCATCGTCGTTAAGTAACGACTTTCGTCAACCGCTTTGTGAAGCCCCGCGACCGGGACCGTGATTAGGTCACGTCCGCGGGGTCTTTGCGTGAAAGGACAAAAAACATGGCAAAGCAGCTTGAATTCAACGACGACGCCCGCAAGGCCCTCGAGGCCGGCATCAACAAGTTGGCCGACACCGTCAAGGTGACGCTTGGCCCGCGCGGCCGCAACGTTGTGCTCGACAAGAAGTGGGGCGCCCCCACCATCACGAACGACGGCGTGACCATCGCCCGTGAGGTGGAGCTGGAAGACCCGTACGAAAACCTCGGCGCACAGCTGGCCAAGGAAGTTGCCACGAAGACCAACGATGTTGCCGGCGACGGCACCACCACGGCCACCGTTCTGGCACAGGCACTGGTCCGCGAAGGACTGCGCAACGTTGCCGCAGGTGCGGCACCGGGCGAGCTCAAGCGCGGCATCCAGGTTTCCGTGGAAGCCATCGCCGCACGCCTGCTCGAAAACGCACGCCCGGTTGCCGGCGGCCAGGTGGCAGAAGTTGCTGCCATCTCCGCGCAGAGCCAGGAAATCGGCGACCTGCTCGCCGAGGCGTTCGACAAGGTCGGCAAGGATGGTGTCATCACCATCGAAGAGTCCTCCACCACCTCCACCGAACTGGTCCTCACCGAGGGCATGCAGTTCGACAAGGGCTACCTGTCCCCGTACTTCGTCACCGACGCGGAACGCCAGGAAGCAGTCATGGAAGACGCACTGGTCCTGATCAACCAGGGCAAGATCTCCAACCTGCAGGAATTCCTGCCGCTGCTGGAAAAGGCACTTGCCGCCAACAAGCCACTGTTCATCATTGCCGAAGACGTCGACGGCGAGGCACTGTCCACGCTGATCGTGAACCGTCTGCGCGGCACGCTGAACGTTGTTGCCGTCAAGGCTCCCGGCTTCGGCGACCGCCGCAAGGCCATGCTGCAGGACATTGCAATCCTGACCGGCGCCCAGGTTGTCTCCCCGGAGATCGGCCTGTCCCTGGACCAGGTTGGCCTGGAAGTACTGGGTACGGCTCGCCGCATCACCGTCACCAAGGACAACACCACCATTGTTGACGGCGCCGGCACGGCCGACGATGTGGCAGCCCGTGTTGCCCAGCTGCACGCCGAACTGAAGCGCACCGACTCCGACTGGGACAAGGAAAAGCTGCAGGAACGCCTGGCCAAGCTGGCCGGCGGCATCGGCGTGATCAAGGTTGGCGCAGCCACCGAGGTCGAGCTGAAGGAAAAGAAGCACCGCATTGAGGACGCCGTGTCCGCAACGCGTGCAGCTTTGGAAGAAGGCATTGTGGCCGGTGGCGGTTCCGCACTGGTGCAGGCCGGCAAGGCCCTGGACGAAGATGCCAACGTTGCAGCCCTCAC from Arthrobacter stackebrandtii encodes the following:
- a CDS encoding ABC transporter permease translates to MSTTLKPVAVNGAAKRSKGRLFEPKLLVGIAVVAALLALSLFTGVYDIFGGEDGGEMFAITRIPRTIALVLAGAAMAMSGLVMQLLTQNRFVEPTTTGTTEWAGLGLLAVMIINPHASILTKMSGAVFAAFIGTMIFFLFLRRVSLKASLTVPIVGIMLGAVVGAVSTFIALQTDMLQSLGIWFAGSFTSVLRGQYEVLWIVALVGVVIFLVADRFTVAGLGEDVATNVGLNYHQIMLIGTGLIAIATGVVTVVVGSLPFIGLIVPNIVSMVRGDDLRGNLPWVCLLGIAIVTVCDLVGRTIIMPFEVPVSLILGVVGAAVFIALVLRQRRRA
- a CDS encoding iron chelate uptake ABC transporter family permease subunit, with the protein product MGKHDGGTRHSGRSAASLPTRRAQRRYAVVLTVLLVLAAGFAFGLLAWGNPMPVGSDGFWRIAQMRGTSVVVMAVVAVCQAMATVSFQTATNNRIITPSIMGFESLYIAVQTGAVFFLGAAGVTAVQGVPQFVLQIFIMVGLSMALYGWLLSGKYGNLHVMLLVGIIIGGGLGSVSAFMQRLLTPSEFDVLTARLFGSVTNADVSYLPIAIPLCVGAGVLLLLNSRRLNIIALGSDTATGLGLNHRREVMRVLFLVSILMATSTALVGPMTFLGFLVATLAYQLADTFDHRLVFPIAALVGFVVLSGSYFVMKNVFYAEGVVSIIIEVVGGSVFLFFILRKGRL
- a CDS encoding ABC transporter ATP-binding protein, with the protein product MITLTDVRKSYNSEVSIGPVDLVIPAGGVTALVGPNGAGKSTLLTMVGRLLGLDAGTIEIAGWDVASTKSADLAKVVSVLRQENHFVARLTVRQLVGFGRFPHSKGRLTVADEEAISQAVDFLNLGELENRYLDQLSGGQRQRAYVAMVLAQDTDYVLLDEPLNNLDMKHSAQMMALLQRAASELGRTIVIVLHDINFAAHYADHICAVKDGEVVEFGTPEEIMRDDVLSRVFDTPVQVIDGPRGPLAVYY
- a CDS encoding ABC transporter permease, producing MRTLQLGTSRIGYELRLYFRQGDSVFFTFLFPILMLSVFAVAFSTSPKIGADMPGGGITYAAFYLPGMVAAGMLLSGVQNLGVDIAAEKGDGTLKRLGGTPLPVFSYFMGKIGMVLASSVLQVILLLLVARFAFDVDLPTEASKWLTFAWVFLFGVITSCVLGIALSALPRTGKSATAVVIPIVLLLQFISGVYLPFSQLPAWLQNFAAIFPLKWMAQGMRSVFLPASFEASEPGDAWNLGLVALVLAVWLVVGLVLCRLTFRWIRKDS
- a CDS encoding ABC transporter ATP-binding protein; translation: MTSTPVQVRDLKKSYGGFTAVDGISFDIHEGETFALLGPNGAGKSTTIEILEGYRDRSAGEVSVLGVDPQHGGLEWKAQLGIVLQSTGESGNVTVLEQLGHFAGYYPKPRKVAEVIDAVGLGGKEKTRISKLSGGQRRRVDVALGIIGRPKLLFLDEPTTGFDPEARRQFWDLVNQLKAEGTTILLTTHYLDEAATLADRAGVIVGGKLVDIGPIDDIGGHDAKVPLVRWRQDGVVRVERTTEPAALAARLYAEAGGEVPGLEITRPSLEDIYLDLVGNHGGEESEGSAA
- a CDS encoding ISL3 family transposase, translating into MFNATLQCPDLTTFCRLDRLGLEATGQFLAPDRAVIACRVVATDEWCRKCGGQGIPRDTVTRELGHEPFGWRPTTLLVRIRRYRCTGCGHVWRQDTTQAAEPRSKLSRRGLVWALEGIVCQHLTVARVAEGLGVSWNTANKAVLAEGRRVLINDPTRFDGVKIIGVDEHVWRHTRHGDKYVTVIIDLTPVRDKKGPSRLLDMVEGRSKQVFATWLKERPQAWRDGVEVVAMDGFSGFKSAAAEELPAAVAVMDPFHVVRLAGDALDDCRRRVQQATCGHRGRAGDPLYKARLTLHTGEGLLTEKQQKRIADLFAEEKHVEVEATWGAYQRMIAAYRAEDPAQGKKLMQALIDSLSSGVPAALKELKKMGRTLKRRATDILAYFDRPGTSNGPTEAINGRLEHLRGSALGFRNLTNYVARSLLESGGFRPKLHSQF
- a CDS encoding GNAT family N-acetyltransferase, translating into MPPFTLSTSAAISDAELLSLYGSVGWTSYTNDPEVLFRAVKNSAFLVSAWNAGGRLVGLARTISDDATICYLQDILVHPEHQGTGVGRALLEQVLERYCDVRQTVLITDDEPWQRAFYESMGLTEGADFSDGPVRVFAKFR
- a CDS encoding putative quinol monooxygenase; translation: MTFASAGTLGVVPGRRGELLAHLTRRSDVLGQIGCLAYEVGVSDDDPDTVFVVELWESSDAHQASLTLPEVQASIAAAQPLLSGDFGGFRFNVVGSPLRD
- the groES gene encoding co-chaperone GroES; translation: MSVSIKPLEDRIVVRQLEAELTTASGLVIPDTAKEKPQEGEVVAVGPGRVDDNGNRVPIDVAVGDVVIYSKYGGTEVKTGGEELLVLSARDVLAIVVK
- the groL gene encoding chaperonin GroEL (60 kDa chaperone family; promotes refolding of misfolded polypeptides especially under stressful conditions; forms two stacked rings of heptamers to form a barrel-shaped 14mer; ends can be capped by GroES; misfolded proteins enter the barrel where they are refolded when GroES binds) yields the protein MAKQLEFNDDARKALEAGINKLADTVKVTLGPRGRNVVLDKKWGAPTITNDGVTIAREVELEDPYENLGAQLAKEVATKTNDVAGDGTTTATVLAQALVREGLRNVAAGAAPGELKRGIQVSVEAIAARLLENARPVAGGQVAEVAAISAQSQEIGDLLAEAFDKVGKDGVITIEESSTTSTELVLTEGMQFDKGYLSPYFVTDAERQEAVMEDALVLINQGKISNLQEFLPLLEKALAANKPLFIIAEDVDGEALSTLIVNRLRGTLNVVAVKAPGFGDRRKAMLQDIAILTGAQVVSPEIGLSLDQVGLEVLGTARRITVTKDNTTIVDGAGTADDVAARVAQLHAELKRTDSDWDKEKLQERLAKLAGGIGVIKVGAATEVELKEKKHRIEDAVSATRAALEEGIVAGGGSALVQAGKALDEDANVAALTGDAATAIELVRKAIAQPLRWIAQNAGHDGYVVVHKVGELEDGFGFNAATGVYGNLIEDGVIDPVKVTRSALRNAASIAALVLTTEVLVTDKPAEDDEAGHQH